A stretch of Telopea speciosissima isolate NSW1024214 ecotype Mountain lineage chromosome 11, Tspe_v1, whole genome shotgun sequence DNA encodes these proteins:
- the LOC122646422 gene encoding cytokinin hydroxylase-like: MESILMLTVLATLVSFFLRIACITISCYWLTPRRIQKIMEKQGVHGPKPQFLIGNIQDMAALIRNSTSKDMDCIDHNIVGRLLPHYISWSKQYGKRFIYWVGSEPRMCLTEIDMIKELLSSKYCQVSGKSWIQQQGTKHFIGKGLLMANGNDWYHQRHIVAPAFMADKLKKNMGYMVECTKKMLELLESVVKSGQREVEISEYMSHLTADIISRTEFDSSYEKGKQIFHLLTSLQHLCAQSNRYVCLPGSRFFPSKFNKEIKALKMEVENLLMEIIEKRKDCVEIGRSSSYGNDLLGMLLAETQKKRASGFSFTLQMLMDECKTFFFTGHETTALLLTWTVMLLATNTSWQDKVREEVFQVCNGEAPSTEQLSKLSVLNMVINESLRLYPPASLLPRIAFEDIKLGDLEIPKGLSIWIPVLAIHHNEALWGKDVHEFNPERFAAKSFVPGGRRTFLPFAMGPRNCVGQAFALMEAKVILSMLISRFSFTISKNYHHAPISVLTLRPKHGVQIYLEPL, encoded by the exons ATGGAGTCAATTTTGATGCTAACAGTATTGGCTACCTTGGTAAGTTTCTTCCTAAGAATTGCTTGCATAACCATCTCCTGTTACTGGTTAACCCCAAGACGAATCCAGAAAATCATGGAAAAGCAAGGAGTTCATGGCCCCAAGCCTCAGTTTCTAATAGGAAATATTCAGGACATGGCAGCACTGATCAGAAACTCTACTTCCAAAGACATGGATTGTATCGACCACAACATCGTCGGTCGTCTCTTGCCGCATTATATTTCCTGGTCTAAACAGTATG GGAAAAGATTCATTTATTGGGTAGGAAGTGAACCTCGGATGTGTTTAACAGAGATTGACATGATCAAAGAGCTTCTATCCTCTAAATATTGCCAGGTTTCTGGTAAATCTTGGATTCAGCAACAGGGAACCAAACACTTCATTGGGAAAGGCTTGTTGATGGCTAATGGCAATGACTGGTATCATCAGAGACATATAGTTGCTCCAGCTTTTATGGCTGACAAGCTTAAG AAGAATATGGGTTACATGGTGGAATGCACCAAAAAGATGCTTGAATTACTAGAATCTGTTGTCAAATCAGGACAAAGAGAGGTTGAAATCAGTGAATACATGTCTCACCTCACTGCAGATATCATTTCTAGAACTGAATTTGATAGTAGCTATGAGAAGGGGAAGCAGATTTTCCATCTTCTTACTTCTCTGCAACATCTCTGTGCTCAATCAAACCGCTACGTATGCCTCCCTGGTAGCCG GTTCTTTCCTAGTAAATTCAATAAAGAGATCAAAGCTTTAAAGATGGAGGTGGAAAATCTATTGATGGAGATCATTGAGAAGAGGAAAGACTGTGTTGAGATCGGTCGTAGCTCATCCTATGGAAATGATTTGTTGGGTATGCTTCTTGCAGAGACCcagaagaagagagcaagtgGGTTCAGCTTCACCCTTCAGATGCTTATGGATGAATGCAAGACTTTCTTCTTTACAGGACATGAAACCACTGCTCTGCTTCTCACTTGGACTGTTATGCTCCTTGCCACAAACACGTCGTGGCAAGATAAGGTCCGCGAAGAGGTGTTCCAGGTCTGCAATGGAGAAGCTCCCTCAACTGAACAACTTTCCAAGCTCAGTGTG TTGAATATGGTGATCAATGAATCGCTTCGATTATACCCACCGGCTTCCCTTCTTCCTCGAATAGCATTTGAAGATATCAAATTGGGTGACCTTGAGATCCCAAAGGGACTATCAATTTGGATTCCAGTACTTGCAATTCACCACAATGAAGCATTGTGGGGTAAAGATGTACATGAATTCAATCCTGAGAGATTTGCAGCCAAGTCATTTGTGCCCGGAGGACGACGGACTTTCCTCCCCTTTGCAATGGGGCCTAGGAATTGTGTTGGCCAGGCCTTTGCTCTGATGGAAGCCAAGGTTATATTGTCGATGCTGATCTCGCGATTCAGcttcacaatttcaaaaaactATCATCATGCACCAATCAGTGTCCTCACTCTTAGGCCTAAACATGGAGTTCAAATCTATTTGGAGCCCCTCTGA